GCAATCAAGGCTGACAAATAATTAACGCTGAAAACGCAGATACTCTTTAACAGCAAACATAATGGAGGATGTAATCTTGAAGATGGTCTTAAAAACACTGGGCATCTGTGTGATGGCGGGTGGCATGGTGGCTCAATCGGTTTATGCCGAACCGCTGGTTATTCAGGAACAAGGGAGCTTTTCTGCAGGGGGAACTATCATCACCGCACCGGGAACATTTGATGCGAAAAACCCACTAAATTCTGCTGGCCAAACTTATCATGGCGATCATGCGTCTGTATTTTACCAAATCCCGGAAAATCCCCATAAATACCCTATTGTCATGCTACACGGCGCAGGTCAGTTCTCCCGCACCTGGGAAAGCACCCCGGATGGTCGCGAAGGGTTCCAGAACATATTTCTGCGTCGCGGGTTCTCAACTTATCTTGTCGATCAGCCACGCCGGGGCAGCGCCGGGCGCACGACCGTGGAAGGTACTGTTACGCCTAAACCGGATGAACAGATGTGGTTCAACCAGTTCCGCGTTGGCGTGTGGCCAGAGTATTTTAAAGGTGTTCAGTTCTCTCACGACAAAGAAGCGTTGAACCAGTATTTCCGTCAGATGACCCCGAACACCGGGCCGTTTGATATCAATGTCATCTCTGAAGCGATGTCCGCCGTCGTGG
This genomic interval from Salmonella enterica subsp. enterica serovar Choleraesuis contains the following:
- a CDS encoding alpha/beta hydrolase → MVLKTLGICVMAGGMVAQSVYAEPLVIQEQGSFSAGGTIITAPGTFDAKNPLNSAGQTYHGDHASVFYQIPENPHKYPIVMLHGAGQFSRTWESTPDGREGFQNIFLRRGFSTYLVDQPRRGSAGRTTVEGTVTPKPDEQMWFNQFRVGVWPEYFKGVQFSHDKEALNQYFRQMTPNTGPFDINVISEAMSAVVDKSGPAILFTHSQGGGPGWYTAMKNDKVKAIVAFEPGSSFVFPEKELPAPMPSAFDTLKGEPVPMEQFMALTKIPILIIYGDNIPDKPVAMPAQDSWRVRLAMAREWRDVVNKHGGDVTVTHLPEVGIKGNTHFPFSDLNNVQIADLVSKFLMEQNLQ